A stretch of the Vigna radiata var. radiata cultivar VC1973A chromosome 7, Vradiata_ver6, whole genome shotgun sequence genome encodes the following:
- the LOC106767821 gene encoding uncharacterized protein LOC106767821: MWFVYVCEEEEKELGRQQAPGSCPYCGAKVQAMDVEIQSKLCFLPLCFKIKRKYFCTHCARRLELYY; this comes from the coding sequence ATGTGGTTCGTGTACGTTTgcgaagaggaagagaaggaacTCGGAAGACAACAAGCCCCTGGTTCCTGTCCCTACTGTGGAGCCAAAGTTCAAGCCATGGATGTTGAGATCCAGTCCAAGCTCTGCTTCTTGCCCCTCTGCTTCAAGATCAAGAGAAAGTACTTCTGTACCCACTGCGCCAGGCGTTTAGAGCTCTATTACTGA